In Pongo abelii isolate AG06213 chromosome 5, NHGRI_mPonAbe1-v2.0_pri, whole genome shotgun sequence, a single genomic region encodes these proteins:
- the LOC100436768 gene encoding G-protein-signaling modulator 3 isoform X2 translates to MEDGMEAERPQEEEDGEQGPPQDEEGWPPPNSTTRPWRSAPPSPPPPGTRHTALGPRSASLLSLQTELLLDLVAEAQSRRLEEQRATFYTPQNPPSLAPAPLRPLEDREQLYSTILSHQCQRMEAQRSEPPLPPGGQELLELLLRVQGGGRMEEQRSRPPTHTC, encoded by the exons ATGGAGGAT GGGATGGAGGCTGAGAGACCCCAGGAAGAAGAGGATGGTGAGCAG GGCCCCCCTCAGGATGAGGAAGGCTGGCCCCCTCCAAACTCCACCACTCGGCCTTGGCGATCTGCTCCTCCgtcccctcctcctccagggacCCGCCACACAG ccctgggACCCCGCTCGGCCTCCCTGCTCTCCCTGCAGACTGAACTCCTTCTGGACCTGGTGGCTGAAGCCCAGTCCCGCCGCCTGGAGGAGCAGAGGGCCACCTTCTACACCCCCCAAAACCCCCCAAGCCTAGCCCCTGCCCCACTCCGTCCTCTCGAGGACAGAGAACAGCTTTACAGCACTATCCTCAGTCACCAG TGCCAGCGGATGGAAGCCCAGCGGTCAGAGCCTCCCCTCCCTCCAGGGGGGCAAGAGCTCCTGGAGTTGCTGCTGAGAGTTCAGGGTGGGGGTCGAATGGAGGAGCAAAGGTCCCGgccccccacacacacctgcTGA
- the PBX2 gene encoding pre-B-cell leukemia transcription factor 2 isoform X2, protein MDERLLGPPPPGGGRGGLGLVSGEPGGPGEPPGGGDPGGGSGGVPGGRGKQDIGDILQQIMTITDQSLDEAQAKKHALNCHRMKPALFSVLCEIKEKTGLSIRSSQEEEPVDPQLMRLDNMLLAEGVAGPEKGGGSAAAAAAAAASGGSVSPDNSIEHSDYRSKLAQIRHIYHSELEKYEQACNEFTTHVMNLLREQSRTRPVAPKEMERMVSIIHRKFSAIQMQLKQSTCEAVMILRSRFLDARRKRRNFSKQATEVLNEYFYSHLSNPYPSEEAKEELAKKCGITVSQVSNWFGNKRIRYKKNIGKFQEEANIYAVKTAVSVTQGGHSRTSSPTPPSSAGGITPTFDGARGLWG, encoded by the exons ATGGACGAGCGGCTACTGGGGCCGCCCCCTCCAGGCGGGGGCCGGGGGGGCCTGGGATTGGTGAGTGGGGAGCCTGGGGGCCCTGGCGAGCCTCCCGGTGGCGGAGACCCCGGTGGGGGTAGCGGGGGGGTCCCGGGAGGCCGAGGGAAGCAAGACATCGGGGACATTCTGCAGCAGATAATGACCATCACCGACCAGAGCCTGGACGAGGCCCAGGCCAA GAAACACGCCCTAAACTGCCACCGAATGAAGCCTGCTCTCTTTAGTGTCCTGTGTGAAATCAAGGAGAAAACCG GCCTCAGCATTCGGAGCTCCCAGGAGGAGGAGCCGGTGGACCCACAGCTGATGCGCTTGGACAACATGCTTCTGGCAGAGGGTGTGGCTGGGCCTGAGAAAGGGGGCggctcagcagcagcagctgcagccgCTGCAGCCTCTGGGGGCAGCGTGTCCCCTGACAACTCCATCGAACACTCGGACTATCGCAGCAAACTTGCCCAGATCCGTCACATATACCACTCGGAGCTGGAGAAGTATGAGCAG GCATGTAATGAGTTCACGACCCATGTCATGAACCTGCTGAGAGAGCAGAGCCGCACCAGGCCCGTGGCCCCCAAAGAGATGGAACGCATGGTGAGCATCATCCATCGAAAGTTCAGCGCCATCCAGATGCAGCTGAAGCAGAGCACCTGCGAGGCTGTGATGATCCTACGCTCCCGTTTCCTGGATGCCAG ACGAAAGCGCCGTAACTTCAGCAAACAGGCCACTGAGGTCCTAAATGAGTATTTCTACTCCCACCTGAGTAACCCATATCCTAGtgaggaggccaaggaggagctTGCCAAGAAGTGTGGCATCACCGTGTCTCAG GTCTCCAACTGGTTTGGCAACAAGAGGATTCGCTATAAGAAAAACATCGGAAAGTTCCAAGAGGAGGCAAACATCTATGCCGTCAAGACCGCCGTGTCAGTCACCCAGGGGGGCCACAGCCGCACCAGCTCCCCGACACCCCCTTCCTCTGCAG GTGGAATCACTCCGACATTCGATGGGGCCAGGGGGCTATGGGGATAA
- the PBX2 gene encoding pre-B-cell leukemia transcription factor 2 isoform X1, which produces MDERLLGPPPPGGGRGGLGLVSGEPGGPGEPPGGGDPGGGSGGVPGGRGKQDIGDILQQIMTITDQSLDEAQAKKHALNCHRMKPALFSVLCEIKEKTGLSIRSSQEEEPVDPQLMRLDNMLLAEGVAGPEKGGGSAAAAAAAAASGGSVSPDNSIEHSDYRSKLAQIRHIYHSELEKYEQACNEFTTHVMNLLREQSRTRPVAPKEMERMVSIIHRKFSAIQMQLKQSTCEAVMILRSRFLDARRKRRNFSKQATEVLNEYFYSHLSNPYPSEEAKEELAKKCGITVSQVSNWFGNKRIRYKKNIGKFQEEANIYAVKTAVSVTQGGHSRTSSPTPPSSAGSGGSFNLSGSGDMFLGMPGLNGDSYSASQVESLRHSMGPGGYGDNLGGGQMYSPREMRANGSWQEAVTPSSVTSPTEGPGSVHSDTSN; this is translated from the exons ATGGACGAGCGGCTACTGGGGCCGCCCCCTCCAGGCGGGGGCCGGGGGGGCCTGGGATTGGTGAGTGGGGAGCCTGGGGGCCCTGGCGAGCCTCCCGGTGGCGGAGACCCCGGTGGGGGTAGCGGGGGGGTCCCGGGAGGCCGAGGGAAGCAAGACATCGGGGACATTCTGCAGCAGATAATGACCATCACCGACCAGAGCCTGGACGAGGCCCAGGCCAA GAAACACGCCCTAAACTGCCACCGAATGAAGCCTGCTCTCTTTAGTGTCCTGTGTGAAATCAAGGAGAAAACCG GCCTCAGCATTCGGAGCTCCCAGGAGGAGGAGCCGGTGGACCCACAGCTGATGCGCTTGGACAACATGCTTCTGGCAGAGGGTGTGGCTGGGCCTGAGAAAGGGGGCggctcagcagcagcagctgcagccgCTGCAGCCTCTGGGGGCAGCGTGTCCCCTGACAACTCCATCGAACACTCGGACTATCGCAGCAAACTTGCCCAGATCCGTCACATATACCACTCGGAGCTGGAGAAGTATGAGCAG GCATGTAATGAGTTCACGACCCATGTCATGAACCTGCTGAGAGAGCAGAGCCGCACCAGGCCCGTGGCCCCCAAAGAGATGGAACGCATGGTGAGCATCATCCATCGAAAGTTCAGCGCCATCCAGATGCAGCTGAAGCAGAGCACCTGCGAGGCTGTGATGATCCTACGCTCCCGTTTCCTGGATGCCAG ACGAAAGCGCCGTAACTTCAGCAAACAGGCCACTGAGGTCCTAAATGAGTATTTCTACTCCCACCTGAGTAACCCATATCCTAGtgaggaggccaaggaggagctTGCCAAGAAGTGTGGCATCACCGTGTCTCAG GTCTCCAACTGGTTTGGCAACAAGAGGATTCGCTATAAGAAAAACATCGGAAAGTTCCAAGAGGAGGCAAACATCTATGCCGTCAAGACCGCCGTGTCAGTCACCCAGGGGGGCCACAGCCGCACCAGCTCCCCGACACCCCCTTCCTCTGCAG GCTCTGGCGGCTCTTTCAATCTCTCAGGATCTGGAGACATGTTTCTGGGGATGCCTGGGCTCAACGGAGATTCCTATTCTGCTTCCCAG GTGGAATCACTCCGACATTCGATGGGGCCAGGGGGCTATGGGGATAACCTCGGGGGAGGCCAGATGTACAGCCCACGGGAAATGAGG GCAAATGGCAGCTGGCAGGAGGCTGTGACCCCCTCTTCAGTGACATCCCCAACGGAGGGACCAGGGAGTGTTCACTCTGATACCTCCAACTGA
- the LOC100436768 gene encoding G-protein-signaling modulator 3 isoform X1: MYIFESSTSLDLNPPLPTGTMPLPVPGMEAERPQEEEDGEQGPPQDEEGWPPPNSTTRPWRSAPPSPPPPGTRHTALGPRSASLLSLQTELLLDLVAEAQSRRLEEQRATFYTPQNPPSLAPAPLRPLEDREQLYSTILSHQCQRMEAQRSEPPLPPGGQELLELLLRVQGGGRMEEQRSRPPTHTC, from the exons atgtatatatttgagaGCTCCACATCCCTGGATCTGAATCCTCCACTTCCCACTGGAACCATGCCCCTCCCAGTCCCA GGGATGGAGGCTGAGAGACCCCAGGAAGAAGAGGATGGTGAGCAG GGCCCCCCTCAGGATGAGGAAGGCTGGCCCCCTCCAAACTCCACCACTCGGCCTTGGCGATCTGCTCCTCCgtcccctcctcctccagggacCCGCCACACAG ccctgggACCCCGCTCGGCCTCCCTGCTCTCCCTGCAGACTGAACTCCTTCTGGACCTGGTGGCTGAAGCCCAGTCCCGCCGCCTGGAGGAGCAGAGGGCCACCTTCTACACCCCCCAAAACCCCCCAAGCCTAGCCCCTGCCCCACTCCGTCCTCTCGAGGACAGAGAACAGCTTTACAGCACTATCCTCAGTCACCAG TGCCAGCGGATGGAAGCCCAGCGGTCAGAGCCTCCCCTCCCTCCAGGGGGGCAAGAGCTCCTGGAGTTGCTGCTGAGAGTTCAGGGTGGGGGTCGAATGGAGGAGCAAAGGTCCCGgccccccacacacacctgcTGA
- the LOC100436768 gene encoding G-protein-signaling modulator 3 isoform X3, whose translation MEAERPQEEEDGEQGPPQDEEGWPPPNSTTRPWRSAPPSPPPPGTRHTALGPRSASLLSLQTELLLDLVAEAQSRRLEEQRATFYTPQNPPSLAPAPLRPLEDREQLYSTILSHQCQRMEAQRSEPPLPPGGQELLELLLRVQGGGRMEEQRSRPPTHTC comes from the exons ATGGAGGCTGAGAGACCCCAGGAAGAAGAGGATGGTGAGCAG GGCCCCCCTCAGGATGAGGAAGGCTGGCCCCCTCCAAACTCCACCACTCGGCCTTGGCGATCTGCTCCTCCgtcccctcctcctccagggacCCGCCACACAG ccctgggACCCCGCTCGGCCTCCCTGCTCTCCCTGCAGACTGAACTCCTTCTGGACCTGGTGGCTGAAGCCCAGTCCCGCCGCCTGGAGGAGCAGAGGGCCACCTTCTACACCCCCCAAAACCCCCCAAGCCTAGCCCCTGCCCCACTCCGTCCTCTCGAGGACAGAGAACAGCTTTACAGCACTATCCTCAGTCACCAG TGCCAGCGGATGGAAGCCCAGCGGTCAGAGCCTCCCCTCCCTCCAGGGGGGCAAGAGCTCCTGGAGTTGCTGCTGAGAGTTCAGGGTGGGGGTCGAATGGAGGAGCAAAGGTCCCGgccccccacacacacctgcTGA